In one Bacteroides intestinalis DSM 17393 genomic region, the following are encoded:
- a CDS encoding SGNH/GDSL hydrolase family protein — MNKKNTLLLFLCLFCLWAVAQEKKPVKIACVGNSITYGSGIKNQFQNSYPGLLSQLLGEGYDVRNFGISARVMLNKGDHPYMHEQKFRDLLAFQPDIVTIKLGTNDSKPWNWHYGKDFGKDLTEMLDILQDLPSKPKIYLCFPVPAVKRNFGINDSVITNGIIPVIRRVAKKRHLPVVDLYALLKPHPDYYTDGIHPNEQGAALIAGELYRTLTGNEAPKIVTEQPFPGKKSQWEGFDRYDFICNARKATVVVPRKVAEGHPWIWRPAFFGAFPSVDKALLEKGFHVVYYDLTHLYGSPRAQRLGTDFYDIMRRYYRLSSKVTLEGFSRGGLFAFNWGAKNPDKVACIYVDAPVCDVFSWPGRHRELWSGLLAEWGLTDEQMNNFKGNPIDNLEPLADAGIPVISVCGDSDRTVPYEENMKIVADRYRALGGLVEIILKPGCDHHPHSLENPEAVVDFIVRNQPDYQKKHVIHQRANLANSYLKFTKEKKGCVAFLGGSITEMRGWRNMIQEDLKQRFPDTEFTFIDAGIPSTGSTPHAFRFENDVLQKGVPDLLFVEAAVNDDTNKFNYIQQVRGMEGIVRHARTFSPAMDIVMLHFIYDPFIPLLDKGMQPQVIMSHESVANYYNVSSINLAEEVAYRMRDGEFDWKQFGGTHPAWDGHKYYAATINHLFDLEWGGDVAKKTVQPHEVPEQPIDAYSYDKGVFIDIRSAKQLNGWKVVEDWMPTVKGNTRKGFVHVPMLVADRAGASLSFSFEGRAVGIFCAAGPQACVLEYSIDGAPFKKLDTFTDWSRNLYIPWVYMLETELPSACHTLRLRVAKGDKIGCQIRNFVVNQ; from the coding sequence ATGAACAAGAAAAACACTCTTTTGCTTTTTCTGTGCCTGTTCTGCCTGTGGGCGGTAGCACAAGAAAAGAAGCCGGTAAAGATTGCCTGTGTGGGCAATAGCATCACTTATGGCTCAGGAATTAAAAATCAGTTTCAGAACAGTTATCCGGGATTGCTCTCCCAGCTTTTGGGTGAGGGGTACGATGTGCGTAACTTCGGAATCAGCGCCCGCGTAATGCTGAACAAGGGAGATCATCCGTACATGCACGAGCAGAAATTCCGCGATCTGCTGGCATTTCAGCCAGACATCGTTACCATTAAATTGGGAACAAATGACAGCAAGCCTTGGAACTGGCATTACGGAAAGGATTTCGGAAAGGACCTGACGGAGATGTTGGATATTCTTCAGGACTTGCCTTCCAAGCCTAAGATATATCTGTGCTTCCCGGTGCCGGCTGTGAAACGGAATTTCGGCATCAACGACAGTGTAATTACAAATGGTATCATCCCCGTGATACGCCGTGTTGCAAAGAAGCGCCACTTGCCTGTTGTGGATCTTTACGCACTTTTGAAGCCGCATCCCGATTATTATACGGACGGCATCCACCCCAACGAACAGGGGGCGGCTCTGATAGCCGGCGAGCTTTATCGTACGCTGACCGGCAACGAGGCACCGAAGATTGTCACTGAACAACCCTTCCCCGGCAAAAAGTCGCAATGGGAAGGTTTCGATCGTTATGATTTTATCTGTAATGCCCGTAAGGCTACAGTAGTTGTTCCCCGTAAGGTGGCCGAAGGCCATCCCTGGATATGGCGTCCAGCTTTCTTTGGAGCTTTCCCTTCAGTAGATAAAGCTTTGCTGGAAAAAGGTTTTCATGTTGTTTATTACGATTTGACGCATCTTTATGGTAGCCCCCGTGCGCAACGTTTGGGTACAGACTTTTATGATATTATGCGCAGATACTATCGTTTGTCTTCTAAAGTGACATTGGAAGGCTTCAGTCGTGGCGGTCTGTTTGCTTTCAATTGGGGAGCGAAGAATCCTGATAAAGTGGCTTGTATTTATGTGGATGCCCCAGTGTGTGATGTGTTTAGTTGGCCTGGCAGGCACAGGGAATTATGGAGTGGATTACTTGCCGAGTGGGGACTAACTGATGAGCAGATGAATAACTTCAAAGGTAATCCGATTGATAATCTGGAACCTTTAGCCGATGCAGGTATCCCTGTTATCAGTGTTTGTGGTGATAGTGACCGCACAGTCCCCTATGAAGAGAATATGAAAATTGTAGCTGACCGTTACCGTGCTTTGGGCGGACTTGTAGAAATCATTCTGAAACCCGGTTGCGACCATCACCCCCATAGCCTGGAAAACCCCGAAGCGGTAGTTGACTTCATTGTTCGCAACCAGCCGGATTATCAAAAAAAGCATGTCATTCATCAGCGTGCTAACCTTGCTAACTCTTATCTGAAGTTCACGAAAGAGAAAAAAGGTTGCGTTGCCTTTCTCGGCGGTTCCATTACTGAAATGCGCGGTTGGCGGAATATGATACAGGAAGATTTGAAACAACGTTTCCCCGATACGGAATTTACTTTTATTGATGCCGGAATACCTTCTACCGGAAGTACGCCTCATGCCTTCCGTTTTGAAAACGATGTACTGCAAAAAGGTGTACCTGACTTGCTGTTTGTGGAAGCGGCAGTGAACGATGATACCAATAAGTTCAACTATATTCAGCAAGTACGCGGTATGGAAGGTATTGTCCGCCATGCACGCACTTTCAGTCCCGCGATGGATATAGTCATGCTTCATTTCATTTATGATCCGTTCATTCCTTTACTTGACAAAGGCATGCAACCCCAGGTAATTATGAGCCACGAGAGCGTAGCTAATTATTATAATGTTTCGTCCATCAATCTGGCGGAGGAAGTGGCATACCGTATGCGTGACGGTGAGTTCGACTGGAAGCAGTTTGGCGGTACGCATCCTGCCTGGGACGGGCATAAATATTATGCTGCCACTATCAATCATCTCTTTGACCTTGAATGGGGTGGGGATGTGGCAAAGAAAACAGTCCAACCGCATGAAGTGCCGGAGCAACCAATAGATGCTTATTCCTATGATAAAGGTGTGTTTATCGACATTCGCTCGGCTAAACAACTGAATGGTTGGAAAGTAGTGGAAGATTGGATGCCTACTGTGAAGGGGAATACCCGTAAAGGTTTTGTGCACGTTCCTATGTTGGTGGCCGATCGTGCCGGTGCCAGCCTTTCTTTCTCTTTCGAAGGTCGTGCGGTGGGGATCTTCTGTGCAGCCGGTCCGCAAGCTTGCGTATTGGAATATAGTATAGACGGTGCTCCTTTCAAGAAGCTGGATACGTTTACTGATTGGAGTCGGAACCTGTACATTCCGTGGGTGTACATGCTTGAAACAGAGCTTCCTTCAGCCTGTCATACATTGCGTTTGCGTGTGGCAAAAGGGGATAAAATAGGGTGTCAGATACGTAATTTTGTTGTAAATCAATAG
- a CDS encoding TIM-barrel domain-containing protein: MKLKNISVCLFAGWMLMACSGNGYEKTGNGIIVNVEQQQPTDVRKVKVEVVGEKLIHVSATPEKSFSKAESLIIVPKKDKTDFSVEESEDAVSVKTSQVCAIVSKVTGEVCFTDVSGNLILVEEEKGRSFRPIEVQGTKAYTVRQVFRSSDDEAFYGLGQHQADEFNYKGKNEELFQYNTKVSVPFIVSNKNYGILWDSYSLCRFGDPRDYSQLSAIFKLYDKQGKEGALTGTYVPARQSKAETLVRREDSIYFEHLKSEDLSKVVNLPEEFPFMGSQVTYEGEIEPMESGEFRFILYYAGYMKVYIDGELVVPERWRTAWNPNSHKFAVDLKAGKRVPLKIEWTPDGYVSYCGLRALSPVSVEEQNKQSWWGEMQNEINYYFVYGEDMDEVISGYRTLTGKSQIMPKWAMGYWQSRERYKTQEEILDVLREFRKRQIPIDNIVLDWSYWPENAWGSHEFDKARFPDPKGMIDSIHAMNAKMMISVWPKFYRTTEHYKEFNEKGWMYQQAVKDSIRDWIGPGYIGSFYDAYAEGARKLFWKQMEDHLYPLGIDAWWMDASEPNVRDCTDLAYRKALCGPTAFGPSDQYFNAYALMNAEAIYDGQRAADNDKRVFLLTRSGFAGLQRYSTATWSGDIATRWEDMKAQISAGLNFAVSGIPYWTMDIGGFCVEKRYEDGQKEFNKTGKENADYKEWRELNTRWYQFGAFCPLFRAHGQYPFREVWHIAPEDHPAYNSIVYYTKLRYTMMPYIYSLAGMTYFDDYTIMRPLVMDFTVDTKVNNISDQFMFGPALMAAPVYEYGVRNREVYFPATCGWYDFYTGKYISGGGRLKVDAPYERMPLYVREGAIVPYGPEMQYSDEKPAEEITLYVYAGQDGEFTLYEDEGVNYNYEKGQYAIIPFIYNDAEGTLTIGDRAGEFPGMLKERTFNVVKVSKDKPQPFDAKAKGVTVKYDGKQQSVSIS, translated from the coding sequence ATGAAATTGAAAAACATTTCAGTTTGTTTATTCGCAGGATGGATGCTGATGGCATGCTCCGGAAATGGGTATGAGAAGACGGGTAATGGCATTATTGTAAATGTAGAACAACAGCAACCAACGGATGTGCGAAAGGTGAAGGTTGAAGTTGTGGGAGAGAAGCTGATTCATGTGTCGGCCACTCCCGAAAAGAGCTTTTCAAAGGCAGAAAGTCTGATTATTGTGCCCAAAAAAGATAAGACGGACTTCAGCGTGGAAGAAAGTGAAGATGCCGTTTCAGTAAAAACCTCACAGGTGTGCGCCATTGTATCCAAAGTTACGGGTGAAGTATGCTTTACCGATGTTTCCGGCAATTTGATTCTGGTGGAAGAAGAGAAGGGACGGAGTTTCCGACCTATTGAAGTGCAGGGGACAAAGGCATATACGGTACGCCAGGTGTTCCGGTCGTCCGATGATGAGGCGTTCTACGGACTGGGACAGCATCAGGCTGATGAATTTAATTATAAAGGAAAGAACGAGGAACTTTTTCAGTACAATACAAAAGTTTCTGTGCCTTTCATTGTTTCCAATAAAAACTATGGCATCTTGTGGGATAGTTATTCGCTTTGCCGTTTTGGTGATCCGCGTGATTATTCACAGTTGAGTGCGATCTTCAAGCTCTATGACAAGCAGGGGAAGGAAGGTGCTTTGACAGGAACGTACGTGCCTGCCCGGCAATCAAAGGCAGAAACACTGGTGCGGAGGGAAGATTCTATCTATTTTGAGCATTTGAAGTCGGAGGATTTGTCTAAGGTGGTGAATCTTCCCGAAGAATTTCCCTTTATGGGATCACAGGTGACTTACGAAGGAGAAATAGAGCCGATGGAGAGTGGAGAATTCCGTTTCATCCTTTATTATGCAGGATACATGAAGGTATATATTGACGGTGAACTGGTGGTTCCCGAACGTTGGCGTACGGCTTGGAACCCTAATAGTCATAAGTTTGCCGTAGATTTGAAGGCTGGTAAACGCGTTCCATTGAAAATTGAATGGACTCCTGACGGATATGTATCCTATTGTGGTTTGCGTGCATTGTCTCCTGTATCTGTTGAAGAACAGAACAAACAGTCGTGGTGGGGAGAAATGCAGAATGAGATCAATTATTATTTTGTTTATGGTGAGGATATGGACGAGGTTATCAGTGGATACCGCACCTTGACCGGGAAATCGCAGATCATGCCGAAGTGGGCGATGGGATACTGGCAGAGCCGTGAACGTTATAAGACGCAGGAAGAAATACTGGATGTTTTGAGGGAATTCCGCAAACGTCAGATTCCTATTGATAATATTGTGCTCGACTGGAGCTACTGGCCGGAAAATGCCTGGGGTAGCCATGAGTTCGACAAAGCTCGTTTCCCTGATCCGAAAGGGATGATAGATTCCATTCATGCCATGAATGCTAAGATGATGATTTCCGTTTGGCCGAAGTTCTATAGGACTACGGAACATTATAAAGAGTTTAATGAAAAGGGGTGGATGTATCAGCAGGCCGTTAAAGACAGTATCCGCGACTGGATTGGCCCCGGATACATAGGCTCTTTCTATGATGCTTATGCTGAAGGTGCACGGAAGTTGTTCTGGAAACAGATGGAAGATCACCTTTACCCGCTCGGAATCGATGCCTGGTGGATGGATGCCAGTGAACCGAATGTGCGCGACTGTACGGATCTGGCTTATCGAAAAGCCTTGTGCGGTCCGACTGCTTTCGGTCCGTCCGACCAATATTTCAATGCGTATGCGCTGATGAATGCTGAGGCTATTTATGACGGACAACGTGCCGCAGACAATGATAAGCGTGTATTTTTGCTGACCCGTTCGGGATTTGCCGGATTGCAACGCTACTCTACCGCGACGTGGAGTGGAGATATTGCTACCCGTTGGGAAGATATGAAGGCACAGATTTCTGCCGGACTGAACTTTGCAGTAAGCGGTATTCCTTACTGGACAATGGATATTGGTGGATTTTGCGTAGAAAAACGCTATGAAGACGGACAAAAGGAGTTCAACAAGACCGGAAAAGAGAATGCGGACTATAAGGAATGGCGTGAGTTGAATACGCGTTGGTATCAGTTTGGCGCATTCTGCCCGTTATTCCGTGCGCACGGACAGTATCCGTTTCGTGAGGTGTGGCATATAGCTCCCGAAGACCATCCGGCCTATAATTCTATAGTGTATTATACGAAGTTGCGCTATACGATGATGCCTTATATCTATTCATTGGCGGGAATGACTTATTTTGATGATTATACGATTATGCGTCCGCTGGTAATGGATTTCACGGTAGACACAAAGGTGAACAATATCAGTGACCAGTTTATGTTCGGTCCGGCGTTGATGGCGGCTCCGGTATATGAATATGGTGTACGCAATCGGGAAGTCTATTTCCCGGCAACTTGCGGTTGGTATGATTTCTATACTGGTAAGTACATCTCCGGTGGCGGGAGGCTGAAAGTGGATGCTCCTTATGAACGTATGCCCCTCTATGTGCGCGAAGGGGCTATTGTACCTTACGGACCGGAAATGCAATATAGTGATGAGAAACCTGCGGAGGAAATTACGCTATATGTATATGCGGGTCAAGATGGTGAGTTCACTTTGTATGAGGACGAAGGTGTGAATTATAATTATGAAAAAGGACAGTATGCCATCATTCCATTTATTTACAATGATGCAGAGGGCACTCTGACTATCGGTGACCGTGCAGGAGAGTTTCCCGGTATGTTGAAAGAACGTACATTCAACGTTGTAAAGGTAAGTAAGGATAAACCACAACCTTTTGACGCGAAAGCTAAGGGGGTGACAGTGAAGTATGACGGGAAGCAGCAAAGTGTATCAATATCATGA
- a CDS encoding HU family DNA-binding protein: MSAYYDLLEKPDIRQTGEQQPLYARFIPKGTIERKEFLNRVHLFTGISRSLLEGAMASFMDELRDCLADGWTVEFGELGYFTPSLNCRREVMEKKELRAASVTLRGLNFRLGKEFYKELNKKIRLERHPQSSKSESFTPLLSVEQRFRLLDEYLQQEQPCINRAQYARLTGRSVKQAVTDLNLFIEDGLLIRCGAGRNVVYMKGMQK; the protein is encoded by the coding sequence ATGAGTGCATATTATGACCTCCTTGAGAAGCCTGACATTCGCCAAACCGGTGAGCAGCAACCCCTTTATGCCCGTTTTATACCTAAAGGAACTATTGAACGGAAAGAATTTCTAAATCGTGTACACCTTTTTACCGGCATCAGTCGCAGCCTGTTGGAGGGGGCGATGGCTTCCTTTATGGATGAGTTGCGCGACTGCCTTGCTGATGGCTGGACAGTGGAATTTGGCGAACTTGGCTATTTCACCCCTTCGCTGAATTGCCGGCGCGAAGTGATGGAAAAGAAAGAACTGCGTGCTGCTTCGGTGACGCTTCGCGGCTTGAATTTTCGTCTAGGCAAGGAATTCTATAAAGAATTGAATAAAAAGATACGGTTGGAACGCCATCCGCAGTCGTCCAAGTCCGAGTCTTTTACGCCGCTTCTGTCCGTAGAGCAACGTTTCCGGTTACTTGATGAATACTTGCAGCAGGAACAGCCTTGTATCAACCGTGCACAATATGCCCGTCTGACAGGACGCAGTGTGAAACAGGCGGTTACGGATTTGAACTTGTTTATTGAGGATGGATTACTGATAAGATGTGGAGCGGGGAGGAATGTGGTGTATATGAAGGGGATGCAGAAATAA
- a CDS encoding hybrid sensor histidine kinase/response regulator transcription factor gives MKTHIPKFLICCLFCLLSGVPLHAQQMIVNPMPFLDKLPVNSIFNLYQDRQGFFWLGTAYGLERYDGYDIQPFINNYKNPHKLTHNDIRCFAEDDNYLWVGTVQGINLVDKSTYQITSFPDSALQTREIRDLICDQKGNIWVAAGKKLFRCNARLGVLKEYTLANDPNTFFEDRNGDLWFLTWNGDILKYNDRDDSFMQYAHMDNSNPYRMIQDHQGRYWIATWGQGIWRFDPSSPDRKKILQRQSIVNPIRHSPEQVFFDIVQDDMYGYLWALSHFRLYVFRINEQNELEEVNINAIKDINNPIDQYKTYSRIIKDQSGNLWLGAYDQGYTITFEKAEIINHTMENIKKRLGVDANVLYFNKDSKGTIWFDQSRYGLCLFDEQTGKITYGNNADALYSLVVTSIVPSQKEDAVWLGGRNDFSSHIWKATKEQMHISILEEYDLKEVVADPGSITQLVEDDHGNIWIGTTSRLFFKQAGSKKIAELPFDISHISDMSKDSKGNVWIASRDAIYQMAYENKPILLKHCPKESMPLSDDPIVNICANAHDVWFSTSLGRLLRFNSSEEKITDETESCGLTGDNILEILLYKDKIWIVCDKYIIRHHPATKENTAYFVDDPNIFVSSFRHSAAFVDEEGCLYAGGHNGFIKILPDRQNTNNKRTGQVLITDVKSDNRSVLFSPAGSETGNSVHKITLSPEARNIEILFSALSYTSGRRIKYAYQLEGADKKWTYIDNGKHSAFYNYLGKGEYTFRLKATDPYGNWMEEEQQLLIRRLPAWYETWYAYSFYTLFIVCITCLLFYAYTKRMEKKNKLKLQEELTQIKLNYFTNISHELLTPLTIISCVADDLEENKESSERQVEILRSNANRLKRLLQQILDFRKVESRKMEISASKSNLSSFVSGIVASNFQSLAHQKSISLSTRIDDGIWGYMDIDKFDKILFNLLSNAIKYTPEHKKINVSLSAIYKEGCRFLVLNVEDEGIGIAEKDIKHIFTKFYNNKNHPGCQSNGIGLSLTKELVTLHHGTIEVSSKPGKGSVFTVEIPIDREVYSEREIAESSLLTVQEEETDTFIPDEKPCILFIDDNKDLRELIQHILSKKYQIFIAENALQGLELLKSTPVDIIICDIMMPQMNGLEFCRQIKGDIQTNHIPIIMLTAKNAVDDQIECYKAGAESYIAKPFEMKILQARIDNLLQSREQSRQSFRSKMEINISNLNYQTSDEEFLNNAMQCVERHIQESEFDTVQMANELHISRSTLSRKCKVISGCTPLEFIRNIKLKYACALLKKKTTSISEVAYATGFSSPKYFTKCFKEEFGMTPTEYQSQ, from the coding sequence ATGAAAACTCATATTCCTAAATTTCTCATTTGCTGCCTGTTCTGTTTGCTGTCCGGCGTCCCTCTCCATGCACAACAAATGATTGTCAATCCCATGCCTTTTTTAGACAAACTGCCTGTCAACTCCATTTTCAATCTGTATCAAGACCGACAAGGCTTCTTCTGGCTGGGAACCGCATACGGGCTGGAACGTTATGACGGCTATGATATCCAGCCTTTCATAAACAACTATAAAAATCCTCATAAACTTACCCACAACGATATCCGGTGTTTCGCCGAAGACGATAATTACTTATGGGTAGGAACAGTACAAGGCATCAACTTAGTGGACAAAAGTACTTATCAAATCACCTCATTTCCCGACTCTGCCCTACAGACAAGAGAAATAAGAGATCTCATCTGCGACCAAAAAGGTAACATTTGGGTAGCAGCCGGCAAAAAACTGTTCAGATGCAACGCCCGCCTCGGTGTATTAAAAGAATATACATTAGCAAACGATCCGAATACATTCTTCGAAGATAGAAACGGCGACCTATGGTTTCTGACCTGGAACGGGGATATATTGAAATACAATGACCGGGACGATTCCTTTATGCAATATGCCCACATGGACAACAGCAATCCCTACCGGATGATACAAGACCATCAGGGACGATATTGGATTGCAACCTGGGGACAAGGAATCTGGCGTTTCGACCCGTCCTCCCCTGACAGAAAGAAGATATTGCAACGTCAGTCTATCGTCAACCCCATCCGTCATTCACCAGAACAGGTGTTCTTCGACATTGTACAAGACGACATGTACGGCTATCTATGGGCATTATCCCATTTCAGGCTCTATGTTTTCCGCATAAACGAACAGAATGAACTGGAAGAAGTGAATATCAATGCTATAAAGGACATCAATAACCCCATAGACCAATACAAAACATACAGCCGGATCATCAAAGACCAATCCGGCAATTTATGGTTAGGAGCTTACGATCAAGGCTACACAATAACCTTTGAGAAAGCTGAAATAATCAACCATACGATGGAAAATATCAAAAAGAGGCTAGGCGTAGATGCCAATGTCTTATACTTCAACAAAGACTCAAAAGGTACCATTTGGTTCGACCAGTCACGTTACGGTCTCTGCCTTTTCGATGAACAGACAGGAAAGATTACTTATGGAAACAATGCGGATGCTTTATATTCATTAGTCGTGACCTCTATCGTACCGTCACAGAAAGAAGATGCTGTATGGCTGGGCGGACGCAATGATTTTTCTTCCCATATATGGAAAGCGACAAAAGAGCAAATGCACATTTCTATTTTAGAAGAATATGACCTAAAGGAAGTCGTTGCCGATCCGGGCAGTATAACCCAACTGGTAGAGGATGATCATGGCAACATCTGGATTGGAACCACCTCGCGGTTGTTCTTCAAACAAGCCGGTTCAAAAAAGATTGCGGAATTGCCTTTTGACATCTCTCACATATCCGATATGTCCAAAGACAGTAAAGGAAATGTGTGGATCGCCTCCCGGGATGCCATTTACCAAATGGCTTATGAGAACAAGCCTATACTACTGAAACATTGTCCCAAAGAATCAATGCCGTTATCCGATGACCCGATAGTGAATATCTGTGCCAATGCTCATGACGTCTGGTTTTCCACTTCATTAGGACGGCTACTCCGGTTTAATTCAAGCGAAGAAAAAATAACGGACGAAACCGAATCCTGCGGACTGACAGGCGACAACATTCTGGAAATTCTACTATATAAAGATAAGATATGGATAGTATGTGACAAATACATAATCCGCCACCATCCGGCAACCAAAGAAAATACTGCTTATTTTGTCGATGACCCCAATATCTTCGTCTCCTCCTTCCGACATAGCGCAGCTTTCGTCGATGAGGAAGGTTGCCTGTACGCCGGAGGACATAACGGTTTCATCAAAATATTACCGGACAGGCAAAATACAAACAATAAACGTACCGGACAGGTACTTATCACTGACGTAAAGTCCGATAACCGCTCTGTTTTATTTTCACCTGCCGGTTCGGAAACAGGCAATTCCGTGCACAAAATAACACTTTCACCAGAAGCACGGAATATTGAAATCCTATTTTCAGCCCTTTCATATACCTCCGGACGAAGAATCAAGTATGCCTATCAACTGGAAGGCGCAGATAAAAAATGGACCTACATAGACAACGGGAAACACTCCGCATTCTACAACTACCTCGGCAAAGGAGAATATACTTTCCGCCTGAAAGCCACCGACCCGTACGGCAACTGGATGGAGGAGGAACAACAGTTGCTTATCCGGCGCCTTCCCGCCTGGTATGAAACCTGGTATGCCTATTCATTCTACACTCTTTTCATCGTGTGTATCACCTGCCTGCTGTTTTATGCCTACACCAAGCGCATGGAGAAGAAAAACAAGTTGAAGCTCCAGGAAGAACTCACCCAAATCAAACTGAATTATTTCACCAACATCTCCCATGAACTCCTCACCCCGCTTACCATCATTTCTTGTGTAGCCGATGATCTGGAAGAAAATAAAGAAAGCTCGGAAAGACAGGTGGAAATACTGCGTTCCAATGCCAACCGACTGAAACGGCTACTGCAACAGATCCTGGACTTCCGGAAAGTGGAAAGCAGAAAAATGGAAATAAGTGCAAGCAAAAGCAATCTGTCTTCTTTTGTTTCGGGCATCGTGGCGTCTAATTTTCAGTCGTTAGCCCACCAGAAAAGCATCTCCCTGTCCACCCGGATAGACGATGGCATTTGGGGATATATGGATATCGACAAGTTTGACAAGATATTGTTCAACCTGCTTTCCAACGCCATCAAATATACGCCGGAGCATAAAAAAATAAACGTAAGCCTGTCTGCCATATATAAGGAGGGATGCAGATTCCTGGTACTTAACGTAGAAGATGAGGGCATAGGAATAGCTGAAAAGGATATAAAACATATCTTCACCAAGTTTTATAACAATAAGAATCACCCGGGATGCCAGTCAAACGGAATCGGCCTGTCGTTGACCAAAGAACTGGTAACCCTGCACCACGGAACTATCGAAGTCAGCAGTAAACCGGGCAAAGGTTCGGTTTTTACCGTAGAAATACCGATAGACAGAGAAGTATACAGCGAACGGGAAATAGCAGAGTCTTCTCTCCTTACAGTTCAAGAAGAAGAAACAGATACATTCATTCCTGATGAAAAACCTTGTATTTTATTCATAGACGATAACAAAGACTTGCGGGAACTCATACAGCATATCCTCAGCAAGAAATATCAAATCTTCATTGCAGAGAACGCTTTGCAAGGACTTGAATTGCTTAAGAGCACTCCGGTAGACATCATTATCTGCGATATCATGATGCCTCAGATGAACGGTTTGGAATTTTGCCGGCAAATAAAAGGAGACATACAAACAAACCATATCCCCATCATCATGCTCACAGCCAAAAATGCAGTGGACGACCAAATAGAATGTTACAAAGCCGGAGCAGAAAGCTATATTGCCAAACCTTTTGAAATGAAAATATTACAGGCACGAATAGATAACCTACTGCAATCACGTGAACAATCCCGGCAAAGTTTCCGTTCAAAAATGGAGATAAACATTTCCAATTTAAATTATCAAACCAGCGACGAAGAATTTTTGAACAATGCCATGCAATGTGTGGAACGGCACATTCAGGAATCCGAATTTGACACAGTACAAATGGCAAACGAGCTTCACATCTCCCGCTCTACCTTAAGCCGGAAATGCAAGGTTATCAGCGGGTGCACTCCTTTGGAATTTATACGAAATATCAAGTTGAAATACGCCTGTGCCTTATTGAAGAAGAAAACAACAAGCATCTCCGAAGTGGCTTATGCCACCGGTTTCTCATCGCCCAAATATTTTACTAAATGCTTCAAGGAAGAATTCGGTATGACGCCAACAGAGTATCAAAGTCAATAA